The following DNA comes from Nicotiana sylvestris chromosome 10, ASM39365v2, whole genome shotgun sequence.
AATTTTTTTATTAACTTGTCAATTTTCCACTaataaataattaatcaattatccacataattaagaattgtctcaagttacttaaaattctacttaattttaatacactttatatatcctactatcatggtcatatgataccctgtatggtactagtccgtaAATATCGAGTATTAACGCTCGGCTCGTATTTTATCCccatatgccaaacttggacgaaaattcatttcctttgacttgcttcccctttcacttccatgaatttactcatcacttgtgaaataacataatccttataatctccgaataatcttttccttggactgatgtcaattatcttacggcaaattcaacgtacaatactacagggtacaacatcgtcgtaatttaatactgcgaagtgtaatatcatcgtaatgtaatactgcaaggcgtgacatcatcgtaatgtaatactgcaggacgtaacatcatcgtaatataatactgcgggacgtaacatcatcataatataatactgtgggACGTAACATCGATGTAATATTGCGAGGCGTAACACTTCATTTACCTACAAAAGATGCGAGGCTAAATTTGACAGCTCAGACAAAATGCACAATTAAAATATAATTTGAAGCTTGCTGAAGTTTACCAACCCAAAATTCAAAGTTGAACAAATCGTGAGATGAGCATAAGTGATATCTCAAACCCTAAAACCAGAAAAACAAAGATACAAAAATATTATACTGCTTATTTAATCAATCTAAATCAAATTTCTCGCCCAAACATTTCAGGGTGGATACAATATAGTTTAGTTTTgttaaagaaacaaagaaagattATTGCAGTCTTTACCTTAAAGCTGGCACATTTTACCAAGCAAGAAGGACATGTGAAGTCCTCAGTCACTGCAAGTTTAGAGAAAATAGCAACTAAGTAGCTTGAACTGCACAAGTTATGGTATAGAAGGAATTTAAATATGGAAAAGAATACCGCTCATATAGAAAAACGTAATACAAATTTCATTAATTTCACCATTCTAAAAGCCATTAACACCATAggatgctgacaattcaaacagaTTGATTTGACATAGGAAAGACTAAAGTTCGACTAGTAAGTTGGAGACCTTTAGCTGCTTGCTCCTAAAATTAATTTCATATGTTGTGCACTATTTTGCTTTATTATGCCCCGACTCTAACTTTGTAACTAAGAGATTGAACTCAAAATTTGACGTAAGCCTGCATTTTACATGATCCAACAACATAAAGC
Coding sequences within:
- the LOC104243636 gene encoding polycomb group protein EMBRYONIC FLOWER 2-like — encoded protein: MQLIHLLIPLSRLRTGNVVFNYRYYNNKLQRTEVTEDFTCPSCLVKCASFKGLRYHLCSSHDLFNFEFWVNEVLRLAILHRCYVPQYYIMMMLRPAVLYYDDVTSCSITLR